Within Cydia fagiglandana chromosome 1, ilCydFagi1.1, whole genome shotgun sequence, the genomic segment ATGCAGATTGCAGGCTTAAAGAATGTTGTACCACCTGATGTAAGTTTAACTAGCTATaatatgtgtaggtacttaattataaatataattattgatAATGAGAATCATTATCTCCTTATGTTTTAGGAAAATGAAGCACCAAGGCAACAAATGCAAAGTAAACATGTATTTCTCAATACTAGGTAGGTGTTTAACCTTGATAATAAGGCCTTATTGTGAAAtcaaatatgttttaatattattgaataataaaatgaacaaaatTATTAGACCtaatatcagtgtcaaataattgaaaattcCAGGCAACCATTCTCTGCTGCTGGAATgtataaaacaacaaaaaatgaTAACAACACCAATTTTCAATTAAAGGTTCCCTCCATTGTTATACCTGAAACTAGAAATGAGATTGAAGGAAATAATAAATCATTGTTCTTTATGAAAAGTACACCAATGCCATTGGAGGGAAGTAATGTATTTCAAGGTACCAGAAATATCAATGTGCCTAGGGAcactataaatataaatttggaTGAATATGCAGCAACCAGTACTGATATGAGTGAAGAGCCACAAAGTAATGAATTAAAAACTATCAAAAATAGAAATGTACCCAACAACATGATCAATCTCACTATGGATGAATCAGCAGTAACAAATGATGATACTAACAAAGATTTGAGAAGTAATGAATTACCAAATGTCAGAAATATAAATACTTGCAAAGAGATAATCAATTTAACTTTGGATGAACCTGTGCCAACCAACAATAATATTAACCAAGAGCAAAAAAGCTATGATTTTACTAATATCAGAAATATAGACACATCTGGTATCAATATGAGATTGGATGAATCTGCAACAACCTATGACAATATTGATCAAGCAGTGGTAAGTGACGAGTTTCAAagtataagtaatataaatataccTGGTAAAACAATCAATATAACTCTGAATGAATCTGCGAACAATGATAATATTGAAAATGTTAGCCAAAAGCCAGTTGCTAAAATTGAAATACTTAGCTCTACTGTCATTAAAAGCAAATGTAGCAATGCAGGTGTGAACTTGACGGGGCAAGGGCAGTTACCAGAGATATATGCCCAAGCTTTAGCAAATATCAACAATCAGAACACATCAAATCATCATGAAACTAACACACAAAATGTTAAATGTGTCAGTAGAAGCTTAATGGACATCAATCAATTATTAGATTTTAGAGATGATGTTTCCATGGATGTGGATAATCAATCTGATTTGTTGGAGATACCAGCTTCAAGCAGAAATATTGAAGAGATGGGTTATTCAAGTAATAGGGAAGAAAATGATGAAATGGATCAACAAATTACAGATACAGGTACATTAACTACTATATAGTCTTAGGACTCTTAGGTAATGACTAATGAATGACTGTGGACAAAAATTTTCTTTAAATGTTTTTTACAAGCAGCAAACATGCTCAAGGTGATAGTAACACCTTATTCCTAGAAACTTGTATATCTTATCTACTAATGCATTTGTATATTACAGACACATTACTATACACGGTATCCAATCGGGGCGCGTTGCAGTTAATACTGAACCGTTTTATATTCTGCTGCCACTACCAGCGAGACAATGGCCACAAAAGGCGGTGGCGGTGTATAGAGTACAGAGATAAAAGATGTTCCGCTTCGATTGACACAATTGGCGAACAGATTGTGGCAAGGTATCGTAAGTTTTCGAATGCAAGTTATAATATTCTTCACTAACTAGCTACGACACGGCCTGTGTTAGATTTAGTCTGTCACTTGATCTCCTTTACTCCTGTTTAgatgaaaaataatattaaggcattaaaCTTTCATCATACCTATAGTTCgatgtttttagcattagaaattaggtaggtaggtaaacaatcttgatgtgtcttttaacacattcattaccactaagtgctacgggttacgctcgtagcgcgtagccacgggttcgccgtatgtagctcgtagtcgctacgaacagtgtacccgacagtcgggttcttggtgttgaatgttccccccttgacctataatatggtggaaagatttgctggctagggatgaggtcttggtggctcagatggcagcgcgctggagtatcgatccagaggccgtgagttcaagtctcacacaagacagtaatttttccacttttaaatttattctaagtttaattaatagcatcgttcgcagacgtttctgcttgttataaattaaaattacctacatcattttaaagacatgtcaagaccgcttaccttctttcaagttctttctaatgctaaaaaacgaactataatttgtACCTTTCCCTTTAACTATCAGCAGGTAAGAGATGGTCAGACAGGCAGTAAGTACCTCTTTTTCGGTCGAAACCGAATCTTCGGTCGGACACCACTAAAATGtgtataaaaaaaagataagtaaTGAATATGAATACGGCCTATTAATTTTTCAGAAAGCACAAACATTGCCATCCTAATCACGAAGAAAAAATCGGGAAGAAAATGTCACGTAAAGATGTGAAAATTTTTACGACTATTCAGATGGCGCaagatattatgaaacaaaaaagtaAGACCTCGTAACTTTTTACCCTCACGAAAGAAGTGTTCTATTGAGAAACCTGGTCATCATGGAACTtgaacataaataaatgctGTCATGAAAtgaacatatttttaatattatctaCTTAACCAAAATAACAGCCCTAAGCTCTTCAGTCTTCCTCGCATtgtattgtacagtcacctgcaataatacatatattactcttcgaaggccgcaat encodes:
- the LOC134664388 gene encoding uncharacterized protein PF3D7_1120600-like gives rise to the protein MPKNYALSLSSSTYKNHIFEGFSRLQQNDEFVDMTLAAEGHWVKVHRTLVALASPYFRELLQSLPCQHPVMYLYGVSHEALGFILEYIYTGQVEIPPEKVQSFLHTARDMQIAGLKNVVPPDENEAPRQQMQSKHVFLNTRQPFSAAGMYKTTKNDNNTNFQLKVPSIVIPETRNEIEGNNKSLFFMKSTPMPLEGSNVFQGTRNINVPRDTININLDEYAATSTDMSEEPQSNELKTIKNRNVPNNMINLTMDESAVTNDDTNKDLRSNELPNVRNINTCKEIINLTLDEPVPTNNNINQEQKSYDFTNIRNIDTSGINMRLDESATTYDNIDQAVVSDEFQSISNINIPGKTINITLNESANNDNIENVSQKPVAKIEILSSTVIKSKCSNAGVNLTGQGQLPEIYAQALANINNQNTSNHHETNTQNVKCVSRSLMDINQLLDFRDDVSMDVDNQSDLLEIPASSRNIEEMGYSSNREENDEMDQQITDTDTLLYTVSNRGALQLILNRFIFCCHYQRDNGHKRRWRCIEYRDKRCSASIDTIGEQIVARKHKHCHPNHEEKIGKKMSRKDVKIFTTIQMAQDIMKQKSKTS